From a single Lewinella sp. LCG006 genomic region:
- a CDS encoding Tex family protein has product MSSALIKRIAQTVNISEKQVAAALRLFEDGATIPFVARYRKEATGELDEVELAEIQQEHKRLTDLEKRRETILSAIAEQGKLTPELEQRIRNTYDTNELEDLYLPYKRKRKTRASVARERGLEPLALKILEQRQQQGIEAMAATYLNDEVPTIEDALQGARDIIAEIANEDEKARNTVRKHFRRGAVITSKVARGKDTEAAKYQDYFDYSEPLSKCPSHRLLAIRRGEEEGLLRVIIAPEDELVLADLERGYLDGYGEASQQVKMALQDGYQRLLGPSIETEFRKLAKDKADKEAIEVFTTNLRQLLLAAPLGQRATLGIDPGFRTGCKVVCLDANGNLLYHTTIYPHPPQSKDAETRYMLEDMVDRYRIEAIAVGNGTAGRETLSLCSSIKFNHRVEVFSVNEAGASIYSASEAAREEFAELDLTVRGAVSIGRRLMDPLAELVKIDPKSIGVGQYQHDVNQTMLKESLDRTVESSVNAVGINLNTASKHLLTYVSGLGPTLAQNIVDYRRENGPFKSRKTLKKVARLGDKAYEQAAGFLRIRDGKNPLDNTAVHPERYALVEQMASDLGVSVTDLIKRGELRKQINLRQYITEEVGLPTLKDILQELAKPGLDPRGEAKSFQFANVSTIDDLYEGMQLPGIVTNVTNFGAFVDIGIKENGLVHISQLADKFVKNPADVVSLNQQVQVRVVSIDRERKRIQLSMKGD; this is encoded by the coding sequence ATGTCATCAGCATTGATTAAAAGAATAGCACAAACGGTTAATATTTCAGAAAAGCAGGTAGCTGCCGCCTTGCGCCTGTTTGAGGATGGGGCAACGATTCCCTTTGTTGCCCGTTACCGGAAAGAAGCGACCGGAGAATTGGACGAAGTAGAGTTGGCCGAAATTCAACAAGAACACAAACGTCTGACTGATTTAGAGAAACGCCGCGAAACCATCCTTTCCGCCATTGCCGAGCAGGGCAAGCTTACTCCCGAATTGGAGCAGCGCATCCGTAATACCTACGATACCAACGAGCTGGAAGATTTGTACCTGCCCTACAAACGCAAGCGCAAAACCCGCGCCAGTGTGGCCCGCGAACGAGGATTGGAACCCCTCGCGCTAAAGATTTTGGAACAACGCCAGCAGCAAGGCATCGAAGCGATGGCTGCAACTTATCTCAACGACGAGGTCCCTACCATAGAAGATGCCCTGCAAGGTGCCCGCGACATCATCGCCGAAATAGCGAATGAAGACGAGAAAGCACGAAATACTGTGCGCAAGCACTTTCGCCGCGGCGCAGTCATTACAAGTAAAGTCGCGCGTGGTAAAGACACAGAAGCTGCTAAATACCAGGATTATTTCGACTATAGCGAACCGCTCAGTAAGTGCCCAAGTCACCGCTTGTTGGCTATTCGTCGTGGGGAAGAAGAAGGCCTCCTGCGGGTCATCATTGCCCCCGAAGACGAACTGGTCCTTGCCGATTTGGAACGTGGTTACCTCGATGGTTACGGCGAAGCCAGTCAGCAGGTGAAAATGGCCTTGCAAGACGGTTACCAGCGGCTCCTGGGGCCCAGCATCGAAACCGAATTCCGCAAGCTGGCCAAAGACAAAGCCGATAAAGAAGCCATCGAAGTATTCACCACCAACCTGCGGCAATTACTGCTGGCAGCACCTTTGGGGCAAAGAGCTACACTGGGGATTGATCCCGGTTTTCGTACCGGTTGCAAGGTTGTATGCCTGGACGCCAACGGCAACCTATTGTACCATACCACCATCTATCCCCACCCACCTCAGAGCAAAGACGCCGAAACCCGCTACATGCTCGAAGATATGGTCGATCGTTACCGGATTGAAGCAATCGCCGTGGGGAACGGTACCGCCGGACGGGAGACGCTCAGCCTGTGCAGCAGCATCAAATTTAACCATCGCGTGGAGGTGTTCTCCGTCAACGAAGCGGGTGCTTCCATCTATTCGGCCTCCGAAGCCGCGCGCGAAGAATTTGCCGAACTGGATCTCACCGTGCGCGGCGCAGTCTCTATCGGTCGCCGCTTGATGGATCCTCTGGCTGAGCTGGTCAAGATCGATCCTAAAAGCATCGGCGTTGGGCAGTACCAGCACGATGTCAACCAAACAATGCTGAAAGAAAGCCTCGACCGCACCGTAGAAAGCAGCGTGAACGCCGTCGGCATCAACCTCAATACCGCCAGCAAACACCTACTGACTTACGTCTCTGGTTTGGGGCCCACCCTGGCCCAGAACATTGTGGATTACCGTCGCGAAAACGGCCCCTTCAAATCACGTAAAACTTTGAAAAAGGTAGCTCGCCTGGGCGATAAAGCCTACGAACAAGCAGCTGGTTTCTTACGCATCCGCGATGGTAAGAATCCGCTGGATAATACGGCGGTACACCCCGAGCGCTACGCCCTGGTAGAACAGATGGCCAGCGACCTGGGCGTCAGCGTTACCGACTTGATTAAGCGTGGCGAACTACGCAAACAGATCAACCTCCGGCAGTACATCACGGAAGAGGTGGGCCTGCCTACCCTGAAAGACATCCTCCAGGAATTGGCCAAACCCGGCCTTGACCCCCGAGGCGAAGCCAAGTCCTTCCAGTTTGCTAACGTCAGCACCATAGATGACCTGTACGAGGGCATGCAATTGCCGGGCATCGTCACCAACGTCACCAATTTCGGTGCCTTCGTAGACATTGGGATCAAAGAAAACGGCCTGGTACACATCAGCCAATTGGCCGATAAATTTGTGAAAAACCCCGCCGATGTCGTCAGCCTCAACCAGCAGGTGCAGGTCCGGGTGGTGTCCATCGACCGTGAACGGAAACGGATACAATTGTCGATGAAGGGGGATTGA
- a CDS encoding ABC transporter permease has product MLKNYLKTALRNLWKNRFYSGINLLGLSSGMLCFLFIAAFIQDELSYNRFHEKGDRIVRMNFVGKMGENDLTVPQLGAPVGAVMLEEFPEVENFMRFRETGEFLVRYENQSFQESEVVYADSTLLDIFDFTLLEGDPNSILRQAGTAIVTQSIAKKYFGSQNPIGKTIQLDNESDYVINGVLADIPKNSTIQQDIFLAMASLDESRETLWTNMNFETYFLLREGAQIANIEAKLPEFLRRHLGSEMERFLKISFDDFLAAGNSGEFTLMPLRDIYLHSEFQENLGPSSDIKYLYIFAAVGIFILLLAAINFVNLATARASTRSREVGVRKVVGAGRLQLMGQFLSESTLLAFLALGIALIGMRIALPYFNELAGKSIRMSFFMEQPLMVGIGFSLVALIGLLAGAYPSFVLAGFRPMEAIQQRLPGNGKRRSQLDLRGTLVVFQFAITTLLLVSTLTVYRQMQFVQEKKLGYNKEQLLLIDGAYGLGDQLSAFTSQLKMDARVKSLATTSYLPTPSSRNKSGYFLGNSPEKSALYMMQVWYVDENYLPTMDIELVEGRNFAPTTETGTTTNVIVNEAAIREFHLTGDVIGQQISRNFGDDAGDQSALYVYNIVGVVKDFHYESFHHEIEPLVLHQGQSNRFVAARVTPTNLPGLLTDIEQQWKALAPHQPFQYTFLDEGFTQMYEAEIRMGKVARLFAFLSILIASIGLLGLATFTALQRQKEVSIRKVLGASVSGLFLLLTRDFGKLILIALVISLPISWYLMQQWLQGFVYATAISISTFFLTGGVLLVVALLAVGFQSLRTALGNPVDSLRGT; this is encoded by the coding sequence ATGTTAAAGAACTATCTAAAAACCGCCTTGAGAAATTTGTGGAAGAACCGCTTCTACAGTGGTATCAACCTACTCGGCTTGAGCAGTGGTATGTTGTGTTTCCTCTTCATTGCTGCTTTCATTCAGGATGAACTGAGTTACAATCGTTTCCACGAAAAAGGAGACAGGATTGTCCGAATGAATTTCGTCGGGAAAATGGGAGAAAATGACCTGACCGTGCCGCAGCTAGGTGCTCCGGTAGGTGCCGTTATGCTCGAAGAATTTCCTGAGGTAGAGAACTTCATGCGCTTTAGAGAGACGGGAGAGTTTCTAGTTCGTTACGAAAACCAAAGCTTCCAGGAAAGTGAAGTCGTTTATGCCGACAGCACCTTATTAGACATTTTTGATTTTACCCTCCTTGAGGGTGACCCGAACAGCATTTTGCGACAAGCCGGGACGGCCATCGTTACTCAGTCCATTGCCAAAAAATATTTCGGCAGTCAAAATCCTATTGGTAAAACAATTCAATTAGACAATGAGTCGGACTATGTCATAAATGGTGTTTTGGCAGACATCCCGAAAAACTCTACGATCCAACAGGATATTTTCCTAGCAATGGCCAGCTTGGATGAAAGTCGCGAAACCTTGTGGACCAACATGAATTTTGAAACCTACTTCCTGCTTCGCGAAGGGGCCCAAATTGCTAATATTGAAGCCAAACTCCCGGAATTTCTCCGTAGGCATCTGGGCAGTGAAATGGAACGCTTCCTGAAAATTTCTTTTGATGATTTTCTTGCTGCGGGCAACTCCGGAGAATTTACCCTTATGCCGCTACGTGATATTTATCTCCATTCTGAATTCCAGGAGAACCTTGGGCCGAGTAGCGATATCAAATACCTCTATATTTTTGCTGCCGTGGGTATCTTCATCTTGTTGCTGGCTGCAATCAACTTTGTAAATCTAGCGACCGCCAGGGCTTCAACCCGTTCCCGGGAAGTGGGAGTGAGAAAAGTCGTTGGTGCTGGTCGGTTGCAACTTATGGGGCAATTCTTATCGGAGAGTACCCTGTTGGCATTTCTGGCATTGGGAATAGCGCTGATAGGGATGCGCATTGCCCTCCCCTACTTCAACGAACTGGCAGGTAAATCGATCAGGATGAGCTTTTTTATGGAACAACCCTTGATGGTAGGAATTGGGTTTTCACTGGTTGCGCTTATTGGGTTACTTGCAGGAGCTTATCCTTCCTTTGTATTAGCGGGTTTCCGTCCTATGGAAGCTATTCAGCAACGCTTACCTGGTAATGGTAAGCGCCGTAGCCAATTGGACTTGCGGGGTACGCTGGTTGTCTTTCAGTTTGCTATTACGACTTTACTCTTGGTAAGTACTCTCACGGTGTATCGACAAATGCAATTTGTACAGGAGAAAAAACTGGGTTACAACAAGGAACAACTCCTGCTCATTGATGGTGCTTATGGACTAGGCGATCAGCTATCAGCCTTTACCTCCCAACTAAAAATGGACGCCAGGGTAAAAAGCCTGGCAACCACCAGCTACTTGCCTACGCCTTCCAGCAGGAACAAGAGTGGTTACTTTTTGGGCAATAGCCCCGAAAAGAGTGCTTTGTACATGATGCAGGTGTGGTACGTTGACGAAAACTACCTGCCTACGATGGACATCGAACTGGTAGAGGGTCGCAACTTTGCCCCTACCACCGAAACGGGAACCACGACCAACGTCATCGTCAACGAAGCAGCCATTCGGGAGTTTCACCTTACTGGTGACGTCATTGGCCAACAGATCAGCCGCAACTTTGGCGATGATGCTGGTGATCAGTCAGCACTTTATGTTTACAATATTGTGGGGGTGGTAAAAGACTTCCACTACGAATCCTTCCACCATGAAATTGAACCATTGGTACTGCATCAAGGTCAGAGTAATCGCTTTGTGGCCGCAAGGGTGACCCCTACGAATCTTCCTGGCCTCCTTACCGACATTGAACAACAGTGGAAGGCCCTGGCTCCGCACCAGCCTTTTCAGTACACCTTCCTGGATGAAGGTTTTACGCAAATGTACGAGGCCGAAATCCGGATGGGTAAAGTAGCTCGACTATTCGCCTTCTTATCTATACTCATTGCTAGTATTGGACTCTTGGGTTTAGCTACGTTCACGGCGCTCCAAAGGCAAAAAGAAGTAAGTATCCGCAAAGTCCTGGGTGCTTCGGTGAGTGGACTATTCCTGCTGCTGACTCGCGACTTTGGCAAATTGATTCTTATTGCCTTGGTGATCAGCTTACCAATTTCGTGGTACTTGATGCAGCAGTGGTTGCAGGGTTTTGTGTACGCTACAGCGATCAGTATCAGTACCTTCTTCCTTACGGGTGGGGTACTGCTGGTGGTGGCACTACTGGCCGTAGGGTTTCAGTCGCTGCGGACGGCGCTGGGGAATCCGGTGGATTCGCTGCGGGGGACGTAG
- the uvrA gene encoding excinuclease ABC subunit UvrA, with product MSSVDTTREITKADLRNTIFIKGARSNNLKNISLDIPKNKLVVVTGVSGSGKSSITMDTLFAEGQRRYVESLSSYARQFLMRMKKPDVDYIKGICPAIAIEQKVSTANARSTVGTLTEVYDYLRLLYARIGKTVSPISGMEVKKHEVSDVVDYILQLPEGSKVQLLAPAPAKYRDRTLGAELQLLLQKGYTRVFWEGELQDIQELMESKDKNLSKKLEKLEEELMILIDRVVVKKDDEENNKRIADSVQTAFYESEGDCQVMVIDGESKNFNNRFELDGMTFLEPSPQLFNFNNPYGACPKCEGFSLVMGIDETKVIPNPALSVYEGAIACWKGERYGQSLDRFLEVAHKFDFPVHTPYQDLSRPEQRLLWRGNSYFEGVDAFFGELQEKMYKIQNRVMLARYRGRTRCPECDGSRLRQEASYVLVDGHPITELTDMPIKNLLTLFAELKLNENDRQIGRRLLLEVNNRLKFMFDLGLGYLTLSRLSNTLSGGETQRINLTRTLGSNLTASMYLLDEPSIGLHPRDTGRLVTVLERLRDLGNTVVVVEHEEDVIKSADYLIDIGPAAGIHGGEVVFAGPYADIYDEATESLTTKYMSGRMAIPVPESRRPVSNFLRVRGARQHNLKNIDADIPLNALTVVTGVSGSGKTSLVKDIIYRALKQKLEETYSKTPGVFKELAGEIGMLTQVELVNQKPIGKSSRSNPITYVKAYDAIRKLMSDQQLSKIRGYKPGHFSFNVDGGRCDECKGDGEIVVEMQFLADIRLECETCGGKRFKSDLLDVTYNGKNIHQILELSIEEALDFFKDHDDILSKIQPLFDVGLGYVQLGQASSTLSGGEAQRVKLASFLSKESARDHVFFIFDEPTTGLHFHDIRKLLDALNALVEKGHTVLVVEHNLEVVKCADWVVDLGPEGGAEGGHLVFQGRPEDLVNVKESYTGQYLGEKLV from the coding sequence ATGAGTTCCGTAGATACGACCCGAGAAATCACCAAGGCTGACTTGCGCAATACCATCTTTATTAAAGGCGCGCGCAGCAACAATTTGAAGAACATAAGTCTGGATATTCCGAAGAACAAGCTGGTGGTGGTCACCGGTGTTTCGGGGTCGGGGAAATCGTCGATAACGATGGATACGCTGTTTGCGGAAGGGCAACGGCGCTACGTGGAGAGCCTGTCGAGCTACGCGCGGCAGTTCCTGATGCGGATGAAGAAGCCGGATGTGGACTACATCAAAGGTATCTGTCCAGCCATTGCCATTGAGCAGAAAGTGAGTACGGCCAATGCCCGCTCAACCGTGGGTACCTTGACAGAAGTGTACGATTATCTGCGGCTGCTGTACGCCAGAATAGGCAAGACGGTGAGCCCAATATCGGGGATGGAGGTGAAGAAACACGAGGTGTCGGACGTGGTCGACTACATCCTGCAATTGCCTGAGGGTAGTAAGGTGCAACTATTGGCCCCAGCCCCCGCTAAATACCGCGACCGCACCTTGGGTGCCGAGCTGCAGCTGCTGTTGCAGAAGGGCTACACCCGCGTATTTTGGGAAGGTGAGTTGCAGGACATCCAGGAGCTGATGGAGTCGAAAGACAAGAACCTGAGCAAGAAGCTGGAAAAGCTGGAGGAAGAGCTTATGATACTGATCGACCGGGTGGTCGTAAAAAAAGATGACGAGGAGAACAACAAGCGGATTGCGGACTCGGTGCAGACGGCCTTTTACGAAAGTGAGGGCGACTGCCAGGTGATGGTCATTGACGGAGAAAGCAAGAACTTCAACAACCGCTTTGAGCTGGATGGGATGACCTTTCTGGAACCCTCACCACAGCTCTTCAACTTCAACAACCCTTATGGTGCTTGCCCAAAATGTGAAGGTTTCAGCTTGGTGATGGGGATTGATGAGACCAAAGTTATCCCTAACCCTGCGCTGAGTGTATACGAAGGAGCCATAGCCTGCTGGAAAGGTGAGCGCTACGGCCAGTCGCTAGATAGATTTCTGGAAGTGGCGCACAAGTTCGACTTCCCGGTGCATACCCCTTACCAGGATTTGAGTCGGCCAGAGCAGCGCCTATTATGGCGGGGCAACAGCTACTTTGAGGGGGTGGATGCCTTCTTCGGCGAGTTGCAGGAGAAGATGTACAAAATCCAGAACCGCGTAATGTTGGCTCGCTACCGCGGGCGGACACGTTGCCCGGAATGTGATGGTAGCAGACTCCGCCAGGAGGCATCATACGTATTGGTAGACGGGCATCCGATCACGGAATTGACGGATATGCCGATCAAGAATTTGCTGACCTTGTTTGCGGAGTTGAAACTGAATGAAAACGACCGACAGATTGGTCGGCGCTTGCTGCTGGAAGTCAATAACCGTTTGAAGTTCATGTTTGACCTAGGGCTGGGTTACCTGACTTTGAGTCGCCTATCGAATACCCTCAGTGGTGGAGAAACCCAGCGGATCAACCTGACCCGCACCCTAGGCAGCAACCTTACCGCCTCGATGTACCTGCTGGACGAACCCAGCATTGGGTTGCATCCACGAGATACGGGAAGGCTGGTGACCGTGCTGGAGCGACTGCGCGACCTGGGCAATACCGTAGTGGTGGTAGAGCACGAGGAAGACGTAATCAAAAGTGCCGACTACCTCATCGACATCGGCCCGGCAGCGGGCATTCATGGCGGAGAGGTGGTATTCGCCGGGCCTTACGCGGACATCTACGATGAAGCCACCGAGAGCCTAACGACCAAATACATGAGCGGACGGATGGCCATACCCGTACCTGAGAGTCGCCGTCCGGTGAGCAACTTCCTAAGGGTACGCGGCGCACGACAACATAACCTCAAAAACATAGATGCCGATATCCCCCTGAACGCGCTGACCGTAGTGACGGGCGTATCGGGTAGTGGCAAGACCAGCCTGGTAAAAGATATCATCTACCGCGCGCTGAAACAAAAGCTGGAAGAAACTTACAGTAAAACGCCCGGTGTATTCAAGGAATTGGCCGGGGAGATCGGCATGCTGACCCAGGTAGAGCTGGTGAACCAGAAACCTATTGGTAAATCATCGCGCTCGAACCCGATCACCTACGTGAAGGCTTACGATGCCATCCGTAAATTGATGTCGGACCAGCAATTGTCGAAAATCCGGGGCTACAAGCCGGGGCACTTTTCCTTCAATGTGGACGGTGGCCGCTGCGACGAATGCAAAGGTGATGGTGAGATTGTAGTAGAAATGCAGTTTCTGGCGGACATTCGCCTGGAGTGTGAAACTTGTGGTGGCAAGCGCTTCAAGTCGGACTTGCTAGATGTGACCTACAATGGTAAAAACATCCACCAGATTCTGGAATTGAGCATTGAGGAAGCGCTGGATTTCTTCAAGGACCACGATGATATTCTGAGCAAAATACAGCCCTTGTTTGATGTAGGCTTGGGCTACGTGCAGCTGGGGCAGGCCTCTTCTACCCTATCGGGTGGTGAGGCGCAGCGGGTGAAGTTGGCTTCCTTCCTGAGCAAAGAAAGTGCCCGCGACCACGTTTTCTTCATCTTTGACGAACCTACAACAGGCCTCCATTTTCACGATATTCGCAAACTGCTGGATGCCCTGAACGCGCTGGTAGAAAAGGGCCATACCGTACTGGTGGTAGAGCACAACCTGGAGGTAGTCAAATGCGCCGACTGGGTCGTAGACCTAGGCCCTGAGGGCGGTGCCGAAGGTGGCCACTTGGTGTTTCAGGGCCGCCCGGAGGATTTGGTCAACGTCAAGGAATCCTATACGGGGCAGTATTTGGGGGAGAAGTTGGTTTGA
- a CDS encoding alkaline phosphatase family protein — protein MKNLIATLLIAFSGFTLVGQSSELLTENVFIITLDGLRWEELYGGIVDSMVDNRELTSYQDEIRKEFGGETAEVRRAKLMPFFWDVIAKQGQLHGNRWLGNKGNLTNFFWFSYPGYNEILSGFSDPRINSNNKVNNPNKTLLEWLNEQPAFHSRVAAFGSWDVFDYIVNEERSGIPVNCGYDLAEGDHLSAKEIFLNELSQQAPLLWNSVRPDFLTHNYMMEYVKRQHPRVVYISYGETDDFAHDGSYNRYLYSAHQTDQMIGQLWEYLQSDPVYAGKTTLLITTDHGRGNSPMTEWKSHGKTYDGSNAIWLAALGPDTPALGEVKTEGQWWQNQVAKTAAACLGLDYSNPTDEVGPVIESVLKE, from the coding sequence ATGAAAAATTTAATTGCTACGTTATTGATTGCATTCAGTGGCTTTACCCTTGTTGGTCAAAGTAGCGAGCTGCTTACGGAAAACGTTTTCATCATTACATTGGATGGCCTGCGTTGGGAAGAGCTTTACGGCGGCATCGTCGATTCGATGGTGGATAACCGCGAACTGACGAGCTATCAAGACGAGATCAGAAAGGAATTTGGTGGCGAAACGGCCGAAGTGCGTCGGGCGAAACTGATGCCTTTCTTTTGGGATGTCATCGCTAAGCAAGGCCAGCTACACGGAAATCGGTGGTTGGGGAATAAAGGAAACCTGACCAACTTCTTTTGGTTTTCTTACCCCGGTTACAATGAGATTCTCAGCGGCTTCAGCGACCCTCGGATCAACAGCAACAACAAAGTCAATAATCCTAATAAGACCTTGTTGGAGTGGCTCAACGAGCAGCCCGCTTTCCACAGTCGGGTAGCGGCCTTTGGTTCCTGGGATGTCTTTGACTACATCGTCAATGAAGAGCGCAGCGGCATTCCCGTAAATTGTGGATACGATCTGGCAGAGGGAGATCATTTATCCGCCAAGGAAATCTTCCTCAATGAATTGAGCCAGCAGGCACCGCTCCTTTGGAACAGCGTTCGCCCGGATTTCCTGACCCACAACTACATGATGGAATACGTTAAGCGGCAACACCCTCGCGTCGTGTACATCAGTTATGGCGAAACCGATGATTTTGCACACGATGGTTCCTACAATCGCTATCTCTATAGCGCCCACCAAACCGATCAGATGATTGGCCAATTATGGGAATACCTACAAAGTGACCCGGTCTACGCTGGCAAAACCACCCTCTTAATCACCACGGATCACGGCCGCGGCAACAGCCCTATGACCGAGTGGAAAAGCCACGGAAAAACCTACGATGGGTCAAACGCCATCTGGTTGGCCGCCCTGGGCCCTGACACTCCCGCCTTAGGTGAGGTTAAAACAGAGGGCCAATGGTGGCAAAATCAAGTGGCCAAAACCGCCGCTGCTTGCCTTGGTTTGGATTATTCCAACCCCACAGACGAGGTTGGGCCCGTTATTGAAAGTGTATTGAAAGAATAA
- a CDS encoding DUF5690 family protein gives MFRPVAKWSPLAITVFAMCTSFATYFCMYAFRRPFTVAAYETATAVGMVVDFKIAIIIAQVLGYATSKFIGIKFISELRPGVRFRMLLRLVGIAWLALLGFALSKDSGWSLLFLFLNGLPLGMVWGVVFSYLEGRQTTELLGAALCASFIVASGVVKSVGAWLIQYQSVSEYWMPFATGAIFLPGLVLGGWLMEKIPQPSNQDVALRTERAPMTKVERKAFSRKHGLGILALIVCYVSITIYRDFRDNFALELWTGLGYGDAPAIFTLAELPIAVLTLVMLALTMFIRNNRTAFLLYLWLILGGGLVVGGSTIAFQAGVLPGAWWMILIGAGLYIIYIPYNAILFERLIAALGSVANVGFLIYLADAWGYAGSVLTLLYRNFGQGELSWLIFFTKMSYLVALVSCATTIIAIVYFYHKIKQAPVLGAV, from the coding sequence ATGTTTCGTCCTGTTGCGAAATGGTCGCCTTTGGCCATCACGGTGTTTGCTATGTGTACGTCCTTTGCTACCTATTTCTGTATGTACGCATTTCGGCGACCATTTACCGTTGCAGCTTACGAAACAGCCACTGCTGTGGGGATGGTGGTCGACTTTAAAATAGCGATCATCATCGCGCAGGTATTGGGTTATGCGACGTCCAAATTCATTGGTATCAAATTCATTTCGGAATTGCGCCCCGGGGTGCGTTTTCGGATGTTGCTTAGGTTGGTGGGGATCGCCTGGTTGGCCTTGTTGGGGTTTGCGCTCAGCAAAGATTCCGGATGGAGTTTGCTGTTTTTATTCCTCAACGGACTCCCATTAGGCATGGTCTGGGGCGTGGTTTTTAGTTATCTCGAAGGCCGGCAAACCACCGAATTACTGGGCGCCGCCCTGTGTGCTAGCTTTATTGTTGCTTCCGGCGTGGTAAAATCGGTAGGAGCCTGGCTGATCCAGTACCAGTCCGTAAGCGAATACTGGATGCCTTTTGCTACCGGCGCTATCTTCTTACCCGGCTTGGTGCTTGGAGGTTGGCTGATGGAAAAAATTCCGCAACCAAGCAACCAAGATGTCGCGCTGCGTACGGAACGAGCCCCCATGACCAAAGTGGAACGAAAAGCCTTTTCTCGCAAGCATGGTTTGGGCATCCTGGCACTCATCGTTTGCTACGTAAGTATCACCATCTATCGTGATTTTCGAGACAATTTTGCGCTGGAACTGTGGACTGGCCTCGGTTACGGAGATGCTCCGGCTATCTTTACTTTGGCAGAATTACCCATTGCGGTGCTCACTTTAGTGATGCTGGCGCTCACCATGTTTATTCGCAATAACCGAACAGCTTTTTTACTCTATCTCTGGTTGATTCTCGGCGGCGGCCTTGTGGTGGGTGGTAGTACCATTGCGTTTCAGGCGGGCGTTTTGCCGGGTGCTTGGTGGATGATCCTAATCGGTGCCGGGCTTTATATTATTTACATCCCGTACAACGCCATCCTTTTCGAACGACTGATCGCTGCCTTGGGCAGTGTCGCCAATGTAGGCTTTTTAATCTACCTAGCGGATGCCTGGGGCTACGCCGGTAGTGTCTTGACCTTGTTGTATAGAAATTTTGGCCAGGGAGAGCTCAGCTGGTTGATTTTTTTTACCAAAATGAGCTACTTAGTTGCGCTCGTGAGTTGTGCAACTACAATAATCGCTATTGTCTATTTCTATCATAAAATAAAGCAAGCACCTGTTTTGGGGGCTGTTTAG
- a CDS encoding HAD family hydrolase, which yields MLTNEIEMVVFDMAGTTVRDQSEVEHCFYQAAVETGLDADKDQIKAMQGLPKLEVVQTLWAKKMDAGTNVYQEKVQITYDHFRHVLETHYQTAEVVPTEGALATFAWLRERNIKIVLTTGFYRKVANIILDRLGWNIGLDDNFRAISPDAIIDLSLTPDETGAGRPHPAMILHAMKTFGITDPKRVVKIGDTPADLQAGAAAGVGLNLGVTNGTHTEEALKAYPHHELLSSIELLPKAITRYLQTNAAK from the coding sequence GAATGAAATTGAAATGGTCGTTTTCGATATGGCGGGAACCACCGTACGCGATCAATCTGAAGTAGAACATTGTTTTTACCAGGCCGCCGTAGAGACCGGTCTGGATGCTGATAAAGACCAGATTAAAGCCATGCAGGGCCTCCCTAAGTTGGAAGTTGTCCAAACCTTGTGGGCGAAAAAAATGGATGCCGGTACTAATGTCTACCAGGAAAAAGTGCAAATTACCTACGACCACTTTCGGCACGTTTTAGAGACACATTACCAAACGGCCGAAGTAGTACCCACCGAGGGAGCACTCGCAACCTTCGCATGGCTGCGGGAACGAAATATTAAAATCGTCCTCACCACCGGTTTTTACCGCAAGGTGGCCAATATCATCCTCGATCGTCTGGGTTGGAATATAGGACTAGACGATAACTTCAGGGCAATAAGCCCGGATGCCATCATCGATTTGTCGCTTACACCTGATGAAACCGGAGCGGGTCGCCCGCACCCGGCGATGATTTTGCATGCCATGAAAACCTTTGGGATTACCGACCCCAAGCGGGTAGTGAAAATCGGAGATACCCCGGCCGACCTACAAGCAGGTGCCGCTGCTGGTGTGGGCCTCAACCTGGGTGTGACCAATGGTACGCATACGGAGGAAGCACTTAAGGCTTATCCCCACCATGAACTGTTGTCGTCCATAGAGTTGTTGCCAAAAGCGATCACCCGGTATTTACAAACGAACGCTGCTAAATAG